In Gambusia affinis linkage group LG06, SWU_Gaff_1.0, whole genome shotgun sequence, one DNA window encodes the following:
- the LOC122832465 gene encoding ras-related protein Rap-2b, whose product MREYKVVVLGSGGVGKSALTVQFVTGSFIEKYDPTIEDFYRKEIEVDSSPSVLEILDTAGTEQFASMRDLYIKNGQGFILVYSLVNQQSFQDIKPMRDQIIRVKRYERVPMILVGNKVDLEGEREVSSGEGKALADEWNCPFMETSAKNKTSVDELFAEIVRQMNYANTPNGDDKCCSACVIL is encoded by the coding sequence ATGAGAGAGTACAAAGTAGTGGTTCTCGGTTCCGGCGGGGTCGGGAAATCCGCGCTCACCGTCCAGTTCGTCACTGGCTCCTTCATAGAGAAATACGACCCCACGATAGAGGATTTCTACCGAAAGGAGATCGAAGTGGACTCGTCTCCGTCCGTGCTGGAGATACTGGACACGGCAGGGACCGAGCAGTTCGCCTCCATGCGAGACCTCTACATCAAAAACGGACAGGGCTTCATCCTGGTCTACAGTCTGGTGAATCAGCAGAGCTTCCAGGACATCAAACCCATGAGGGACCAGATTATTCGGGTCAAAAGGTATGAGCGGGTACCGATGATCCTGGTCGGAAACAAAGTGGACCTGGAGGGCGAGAGGGAGGTCTCGTCCGGTGAGGGGAAAGCTCTGGCGGACGAGTGGAACTGCCCGTTCATGGAAACCTCAGCCAAAAATAAAACGTCGGTGGACGAACTATTTGCAGAGATAGTCCGACAGATGAACTATGCCAACACACCAAATGGCGACGACAAGTGCTGCTCGGCTTGTGTgattctttaa